From a region of the Thermodesulfobacteriota bacterium genome:
- a CDS encoding response regulator encodes MATSSIMLVDDEVPFVETMAKRLDKRGLKIIAAHSGDEALTLLDREGSVDVIILDVKMPGRDGIETLREIKKRHPLKEVIMLTGHATVETAIEGMKLGAFDYLMKPCDIDTLITKVKEAVRKKHSHDEKIEKARIDKLILNRGYD; translated from the coding sequence ATGGCAACGAGTTCCATCATGCTGGTGGATGACGAGGTTCCCTTTGTAGAGACCATGGCCAAGCGCCTGGACAAACGGGGGTTGAAAATCATTGCCGCCCACAGCGGTGATGAAGCGTTGACCCTTCTGGACAGGGAAGGTAGCGTGGATGTGATCATTCTGGATGTGAAAATGCCCGGCAGGGACGGTATTGAAACCCTGCGGGAGATTAAAAAACGTCATCCGCTGAAGGAAGTTATCATGCTGACCGGCCACGCCACCGTAGAAACCGCCATCGAAGGGATGAAGCTGGGTGCGTTTGATTATCTGATGAAACCCTGCGACATCGATACCCTGATCACCAAGGTAAAAGAAGCCGTCAGGAAGAAGCATTCCCATGACGAAAAGATTGAAAAAGCCAGAATCGACAAACTGATCCTCAACCGCGGGTATGACTAA
- a CDS encoding response regulator, whose translation MESIRLLLVDDETDFRAPLKKRLQKKGFFVLEAENGDRCRAVMEKEPVDVVILDVKMPGMNGLEVLRWIRDRFPGTEAILLTGHASTADGVEGIKKGAFDYLTKPVDFEHLTQKIIQAAEKTKHEKTKQEEAEFRHRMTQQLAAAQRLASLGTLSTGITREIERPLSVIIECTEYLRLMMGRAENTAIPWKKEIDIIISKMEAASDRIGRIVHPLLGFTRQTETVTEQTNLKSLVSVCVKSALEQAKGKNIDIVLDLDRAEGVIWSDPDDVRQIIGNLIANAITAVESDGTITVELTDTDAGVRLSVKDDGCGISGDDLEKVFEPFFTTRPEESPGLGLYVTSVIVDRLGGNIAVSSRVKQGTVFQLTLPRIREN comes from the coding sequence ATGGAATCCATACGCCTGCTGCTGGTGGATGACGAGACCGACTTCAGGGCACCGCTGAAAAAACGGCTCCAGAAAAAGGGATTTTTTGTCCTGGAGGCTGAAAACGGCGACCGTTGCCGGGCCGTTATGGAAAAAGAGCCCGTGGACGTGGTGATCCTGGACGTGAAAATGCCCGGCATGAACGGTCTGGAGGTACTGCGGTGGATCCGGGACCGTTTTCCCGGAACGGAGGCCATCCTCCTCACGGGCCATGCCAGTACCGCCGACGGCGTAGAGGGAATCAAAAAAGGCGCTTTTGACTACCTCACCAAACCGGTGGATTTTGAACACCTGACGCAGAAAATCATTCAGGCGGCTGAAAAAACAAAACACGAAAAAACAAAACAGGAGGAGGCGGAATTCAGGCACCGGATGACACAGCAACTGGCGGCCGCCCAGCGTCTCGCCTCACTTGGCACCCTGTCCACCGGCATCACCAGAGAAATTGAGAGGCCGCTGTCCGTTATCATCGAATGCACAGAATATTTAAGGCTGATGATGGGCAGGGCGGAAAACACGGCCATCCCCTGGAAAAAAGAGATTGACATCATTATCAGCAAAATGGAAGCCGCCAGTGACCGGATCGGACGCATTGTTCATCCATTGCTCGGCTTCACCCGGCAGACCGAAACGGTCACCGAACAAACCAATCTCAAGAGCCTGGTATCGGTCTGCGTAAAGTCGGCACTGGAACAGGCCAAGGGGAAAAATATCGACATCGTCCTCGACCTGGACCGGGCCGAAGGCGTCATCTGGAGTGATCCGGACGACGTGCGCCAGATTATCGGCAACCTGATCGCCAACGCCATTACCGCCGTTGAATCGGACGGCACCATCACGGTCGAACTGACCGATACGGACGCCGGCGTCCGACTTTCGGTAAAAGACGACGGATGTGGAATTTCCGGGGATGACCTGGAAAAAGTTTTCGAACCGTTTTTCACCACCCGGCCGGAAGAAAGTCCCGGGCTCGGGCTTTACGTGACGTCCGTTATTGTCGACCGCCTGGGTGGAAATATTGCTGTGTCCAGCCGGGTCAAGCAGGGAACAGTTTTCCAATTGACGCTGCCGCGCATCCGTGAAAATTGA
- a CDS encoding response regulator — protein sequence MSENLFPSEKPAVLIVDDDKALCRSMLKIFNVRHIPAQAVNDGREALEELSRRMYDVVLLDVKMPGLDGIEVLQEMRRRGITAEVVVLSGHASLETAVEIVKYGAYDYLLKPSAVDEILLKISGAFDQKKEKEKVR from the coding sequence ATGAGCGAAAATCTGTTCCCATCGGAAAAACCAGCCGTGCTGATCGTCGATGACGATAAAGCCCTGTGCCGGTCCATGCTGAAAATTTTCAACGTGCGCCATATCCCGGCGCAGGCGGTCAACGACGGCCGGGAGGCCCTGGAAGAACTTTCCCGCCGGATGTACGACGTGGTGCTGCTGGACGTGAAAATGCCCGGTCTCGACGGCATCGAGGTGCTGCAGGAAATGAGACGCCGCGGCATTACCGCCGAGGTAGTGGTACTGTCCGGTCACGCCTCCCTGGAAACGGCCGTGGAGATCGTCAAATACGGGGCCTATGACTATCTCCTCAAGCCCAGCGCCGTGGACGAAATCCTGCTGAAAATATCCGGCGCGTTCGATCAGAAGAAGGAAAAGGAAAAGGTCCGGTAG
- a CDS encoding response regulator yields the protein MDSKTKTDLPAAPVRLLLVDDEEGYVNVLANRLRKRNFDVTSAYSGGEAIRAVRGKDFDVAILDLKMEDMDGIEVLKIFNQMGLSMKVIMLTGHGSQEAAREGLKLGAFDYLTKPCELQELIQKIDEAYRNTANTP from the coding sequence ATGGACAGCAAAACCAAAACAGACCTGCCGGCCGCACCTGTCCGGCTCCTTCTGGTCGATGATGAGGAGGGATATGTCAATGTGCTGGCCAACCGCTTGAGAAAAAGAAACTTTGACGTGACATCGGCATACAGCGGCGGAGAGGCCATCCGGGCGGTAAGAGGAAAGGATTTTGACGTGGCCATCCTGGACCTGAAAATGGAGGACATGGACGGCATTGAGGTCCTGAAAATTTTCAACCAGATGGGGCTGTCCATGAAAGTCATCATGTTGACCGGGCACGGCTCCCAGGAGGCGGCCCGGGAAGGGTTGAAGCTGGGGGCCTTTGACTATCTGACCAAGCCCTGCGAACTCCAGGAACTGATCCAGAAAATTGATGAGGCGTATCGGAATACGGCGAACACTCCGTGA
- a CDS encoding universal stress protein, whose translation MTKKLNVLMAFDGSDQSMDAVRYISRFFPENTTHVNLFHVATEVPEAFLDLSRDPVASRAISSVTAWAAGIKQNITNALTKATTILRDEGFPVQAIKATYHHRKAGVARDILAESRNGYDVLVVGRCGISRIQEVVLGSVVNKLLSVSDHLPMAVIGGCPETEKILIGFDGSTGAFKAVDCVCDLMASDERDVMLCHVVRSLNIFLNDQQIFGSEEEKLWLDETRQAVEKPMLEAEQKLIDAGFHPGRTCKQILENKITRAGGIVQAAREGGYGTIVMGRRGLSAVEEFLMGRVSRKVLHMGTQRAVWIV comes from the coding sequence ATGACTAAAAAACTGAACGTATTAATGGCTTTTGACGGCTCCGACCAATCCATGGACGCGGTTCGGTACATCAGCCGCTTTTTCCCGGAAAACACCACCCATGTCAACCTCTTTCACGTCGCCACGGAAGTTCCGGAAGCCTTTCTGGATTTGAGCCGGGATCCTGTCGCCAGCCGCGCGATCTCCTCGGTGACCGCCTGGGCCGCGGGGATCAAGCAGAACATCACCAACGCGCTGACCAAGGCGACAACCATCCTGCGTGATGAGGGGTTCCCCGTTCAGGCGATCAAAGCGACTTACCATCACCGCAAAGCCGGTGTGGCCCGGGATATCCTGGCTGAATCCCGCAACGGATACGATGTGCTGGTGGTGGGCCGGTGCGGCATCAGCCGCATTCAGGAAGTGGTCCTGGGAAGCGTTGTCAACAAACTCCTGTCCGTCTCCGACCATCTGCCCATGGCTGTTATCGGCGGCTGCCCGGAAACCGAAAAAATTCTGATCGGTTTTGACGGTTCCACAGGCGCCTTCAAGGCGGTGGATTGCGTCTGCGACCTGATGGCCTCGGACGAACGGGACGTCATGCTCTGCCATGTGGTGAGGTCGCTGAACATTTTTCTCAATGATCAGCAGATTTTCGGGTCGGAAGAAGAAAAGTTGTGGCTGGACGAAACCCGCCAGGCGGTGGAAAAGCCCATGCTCGAGGCGGAGCAGAAACTGATCGACGCCGGCTTTCATCCCGGCCGGACCTGCAAACAGATTCTGGAAAACAAAATCACCCGCGCCGGCGGTATTGTCCAGGCGGCCAGGGAAGGCGGGTACGGCACCATCGTCATGGGCCGCCGCGGTCTTTCCGCCGTGGAGGAGTTTCTCATGGGCCGCGTCAGCCGCAAGGTCCTGCACATGGGCACCCAGCGGGCCGTCTGGATCGTATAA
- a CDS encoding ATP-binding protein, producing the protein MTNGKQKNYYQSLSRNMIVSVITVSFAPMLLVIFILLHQFSTAYHEKTYAHLTELVQKHKQQIDTFLNEKLANIRFLAITRTYETLNDNDFLEKKLFYLREDYGNVFVDLGIVDGKGDQVAYAGPHGLANVNYAGADWFKNAWDSDTYISDVFLGFRGTPHFIITVKHKDDERPFLIRATIDFMAFNSLVQNLRIGKTGYAFILNRDGKFQTQPTAGITIEPSEYMFFWEEVEKAHNNILITRLADDTDMDNLYAVGSLKNGDWLLIVKQQSADAFSDLKRMRIISLIIFLFGGAAIVFMAIYISQRMVRRIRRADIAKEGMNQQIIETGKMASIGELAAGIAHEINNPVAIMVEEAGWIGDLLEEEDLAGSANLKEFKRALAQINTQGKRCKEITHKLLSFARKTDSTTKDVQINDLVVEIVNLSRQMAKYNKVVIETDLQKDLPYIMISPSEMQQVLLNLINNALDAMEKTGGVIRISTKVSEIKPGHIVIVVEDTGPGIPEANLPRIFDPFFTTKPVGKGTGLGLSICYGIINKMGGKIDVQSAVEKGARFRIWVPFQQQ; encoded by the coding sequence ATGACCAACGGCAAACAGAAAAATTACTACCAGTCGCTTTCCCGGAACATGATCGTCAGCGTGATTACGGTTTCTTTCGCTCCGATGCTGCTGGTCATTTTCATCCTGCTCCATCAATTCAGCACGGCCTATCATGAAAAAACCTATGCCCACCTGACTGAACTGGTGCAGAAGCACAAGCAGCAGATTGACACGTTTTTAAATGAAAAACTGGCCAATATCCGCTTTCTGGCCATCACCAGAACCTATGAGACCCTGAACGACAACGATTTTCTCGAAAAAAAGCTGTTTTATCTCCGTGAAGACTACGGCAATGTGTTCGTCGATCTGGGCATTGTGGATGGAAAAGGAGACCAGGTGGCCTACGCCGGTCCCCATGGCCTGGCCAACGTCAATTATGCCGGCGCCGACTGGTTCAAAAACGCCTGGGACAGTGACACGTATATCAGCGATGTGTTCCTGGGCTTCCGGGGAACACCCCATTTCATCATCACCGTCAAGCACAAAGACGACGAACGCCCGTTTCTGATCCGGGCGACCATCGATTTCATGGCCTTCAATTCCCTGGTTCAGAATCTGCGGATCGGCAAGACCGGTTACGCCTTTATCCTCAACCGGGACGGCAAATTCCAGACCCAGCCGACGGCGGGAATTACCATTGAGCCCAGCGAGTACATGTTCTTCTGGGAAGAGGTGGAGAAAGCGCATAACAACATCCTGATCACCCGCCTGGCCGATGATACGGACATGGATAATTTATATGCCGTGGGCAGCCTCAAAAACGGGGACTGGCTGCTTATCGTCAAGCAGCAGAGCGCCGACGCCTTTTCCGACCTGAAACGCATGCGGATAATTTCGCTGATTATTTTTCTTTTCGGCGGCGCCGCCATTGTGTTCATGGCCATATATATATCCCAGCGCATGGTCCGGCGCATCCGCAGGGCCGATATCGCCAAGGAAGGCATGAACCAGCAGATCATCGAAACCGGCAAAATGGCTTCCATCGGCGAACTGGCGGCGGGGATTGCCCATGAAATCAACAACCCGGTGGCCATCATGGTGGAGGAAGCCGGATGGATCGGCGATCTGCTGGAGGAAGAGGATCTGGCCGGAAGCGCCAACCTGAAAGAGTTCAAACGGGCGCTGGCCCAGATCAACACCCAGGGCAAAAGATGCAAGGAGATCACCCACAAGCTTTTAAGTTTCGCCAGAAAAACGGATTCCACCACCAAGGACGTTCAGATCAACGACCTGGTGGTGGAGATCGTCAATCTCTCCCGGCAGATGGCCAAATACAACAAAGTCGTCATCGAGACCGACCTCCAGAAAGATCTGCCTTACATCATGATCTCTCCCTCCGAAATGCAGCAGGTGCTGTTGAACCTGATCAATAACGCCCTGGATGCCATGGAAAAAACCGGCGGCGTCATCCGCATTTCCACCAAAGTCAGCGAGATCAAGCCCGGCCATATCGTCATTGTCGTGGAGGACACCGGACCCGGTATTCCCGAGGCCAATCTTCCCCGCATCTTCGACCCCTTCTTTACCACTAAACCCGTAGGCAAGGGAACCGGCCTGGGACTTTCCATCTGTTACGGGATCATTAATAAAATGGGAGGCAAAATTGACGTTCAGAGCGCCGTGGAAAAAGGAGCGCGCTTCCGGATCTGGGTCCCCTTCCAGCAGCAGTAA
- a CDS encoding PEP/pyruvate-binding domain-containing protein — translation MWKQIKALLKKKSGPGHDPAGMMNIFRKKYVNFKALLESNAELLKIIAGMEEKLTGQYVFGMSYIRSEMVRVVYHAFRMVKSFEDLSGRTYPDLHGTLNGIQAAVNQELELKNVPRLPDVVLPYTRITHDMVDYVGGKNANLGEVKSRCHLPIPRGFAITTTAFDELIEYNDIMDEIRKLKMEISGEDPQSLMRVSHDIQRLIIEAEIPKAVEEAILKAYEQEISPERSVPVALRSSAIGEDSELSYAGQYQSFLNVPAGDLIGKYKAVLASLFTPRAVSYRLHMGIPFEEAAMSVACLEMIRARAGGVVYTRHPFQLTENNIIINATWGLGSYVVDGTVSPDAFEVSKTSPPALLKKTIASKSVELTTNPDGYLMETPVSGDIRQTPCLTDEQALRLAEYALKLEAHFQGPQDIEWALDGDGNLIILQSRPLMIERCGDETCAPQRFEQYPVLVEGGEAASPGVGWGPACIVRSEEDLLSFPEGGVLVAANSSPEYVIVMPLARAIVTNLGSITGHMASLAREYKIPALLNTKNATQAIQPGEIVTVDAFGSRVYAGKVEELLDVQWHRGAFMKKTPVYQVLERLAQHVVPLHLKNPRSRRFTAGNCRTIHDIVRFTHEKSYGEIFHISDFTSDHGHISVKLSAPLPIDLYVIDLGGGLAAPEKARKITVDHVVSTPFRALLEGMLHKDLKPLEPRPIDVRGFLSVVSQQMLAPPNPVVERFGDRSYAIISDKYVNFSSRVGYHYSILDTFCGQTAMKNYIHFQFKGGAADNVRRNRRARLIRNILEARDFLVEVQGDRVTARFNKQAMELVLEKLDVLGRLLIFTRQMDMLMNTERSVDDLSARFLDGCYDLEKPRACRAEPEKG, via the coding sequence TGAGGATCTGTCCGGGCGGACCTATCCGGATCTGCATGGGACGCTGAACGGCATCCAGGCGGCCGTGAATCAGGAACTGGAACTGAAGAACGTTCCCCGGTTGCCGGACGTGGTTCTTCCCTACACGCGCATCACCCACGACATGGTGGATTATGTCGGCGGCAAGAACGCCAACCTCGGGGAAGTGAAGAGCCGCTGTCATCTGCCGATTCCCAGGGGGTTTGCCATTACCACCACCGCCTTTGACGAACTGATCGAGTATAACGATATCATGGATGAGATCCGCAAGCTGAAGATGGAAATCAGCGGTGAGGATCCCCAGTCCCTGATGCGGGTCAGTCATGATATTCAGCGGCTGATTATCGAGGCTGAAATCCCGAAGGCGGTAGAGGAGGCGATCCTCAAGGCGTATGAACAGGAGATCAGCCCGGAGCGGTCGGTGCCGGTGGCCCTGCGCAGCAGCGCCATCGGAGAGGACAGCGAACTATCCTACGCCGGACAGTACCAGAGTTTTCTCAATGTTCCCGCCGGGGACCTGATCGGCAAGTACAAGGCGGTGCTGGCCAGCCTGTTCACGCCGCGGGCCGTTTCCTACCGGCTGCACATGGGGATCCCCTTTGAAGAAGCGGCCATGAGCGTGGCCTGTCTGGAAATGATCCGGGCCCGGGCCGGAGGGGTCGTCTATACCCGCCATCCCTTTCAACTGACGGAAAACAACATCATCATCAACGCCACTTGGGGGCTGGGGTCCTATGTGGTGGACGGCACCGTTTCGCCGGATGCCTTCGAGGTGTCCAAGACCTCACCGCCGGCGCTGCTGAAAAAGACGATTGCTTCCAAATCCGTAGAACTGACGACCAACCCGGACGGGTATCTCATGGAAACACCCGTCAGCGGGGATATCCGCCAGACGCCCTGTCTGACCGATGAGCAGGCCCTGCGGCTGGCGGAATACGCCCTGAAACTGGAAGCGCATTTCCAGGGCCCCCAGGATATTGAATGGGCGCTGGACGGCGACGGGAACCTGATCATTCTCCAGAGCCGGCCCCTGATGATCGAGCGGTGCGGGGATGAGACCTGCGCCCCGCAGCGTTTCGAACAATACCCGGTGCTGGTCGAAGGCGGTGAAGCGGCCAGCCCCGGCGTCGGATGGGGTCCGGCCTGTATCGTCCGTTCCGAGGAAGACCTGCTTTCCTTTCCCGAAGGCGGCGTGCTGGTCGCCGCCAATTCCTCCCCCGAATACGTCATCGTCATGCCCCTGGCCCGGGCCATCGTTACCAACCTGGGCAGTATTACCGGCCACATGGCCTCCCTGGCCCGTGAATACAAGATTCCGGCGCTGCTCAACACCAAGAACGCCACCCAGGCCATTCAGCCGGGGGAGATCGTTACCGTCGATGCCTTCGGTTCCCGGGTTTATGCCGGCAAGGTGGAGGAACTGCTGGATGTTCAGTGGCATCGCGGGGCCTTCATGAAAAAGACGCCGGTGTATCAGGTCCTGGAAAGACTCGCGCAACATGTCGTTCCGCTGCATTTAAAGAATCCCCGGTCCCGCAGGTTCACGGCCGGCAACTGCCGGACCATCCATGACATCGTGCGGTTTACCCACGAGAAGTCTTACGGCGAGATTTTTCACATCAGCGATTTTACCTCGGATCACGGCCACATTTCCGTCAAGCTGTCCGCGCCCCTGCCCATTGATCTGTATGTGATCGACCTGGGCGGCGGACTGGCCGCCCCGGAAAAGGCGAGAAAGATCACCGTCGATCATGTCGTTTCGACGCCCTTCAGGGCTTTGCTGGAAGGCATGCTTCACAAGGACCTGAAACCCCTTGAACCCCGGCCCATCGACGTGCGGGGATTCCTTTCGGTCGTCAGCCAGCAGATGCTGGCGCCGCCGAATCCGGTGGTTGAACGTTTCGGGGATCGGAGCTACGCGATTATTTCCGACAAATACGTGAACTTCAGTTCCCGGGTGGGCTACCACTATAGCATCCTGGATACCTTCTGCGGGCAGACGGCCATGAAAAACTACATTCATTTCCAGTTCAAGGGCGGGGCCGCCGACAACGTCCGGCGAAACCGGCGGGCCCGGCTGATTCGCAACATTCTTGAAGCCAGGGATTTTCTGGTGGAGGTCCAGGGAGACCGGGTCACCGCCCGTTTCAACAAGCAGGCCATGGAACTGGTCCTGGAAAAGCTTGACGTCCTGGGAAGGCTGCTCATCTTTACCCGGCAGATGGACATGCTGATGAACACGGAGCGAAGCGTTGACGATCTGTCCGCCCGGTTTCTGGATGGCTGCTACGACCTGGAAAAACCCCGGGCCTGTCGGGCGGAACCGGAAAAAGGTTGA